From Heteronotia binoei isolate CCM8104 ecotype False Entrance Well chromosome 17, APGP_CSIRO_Hbin_v1, whole genome shotgun sequence, one genomic window encodes:
- the LOC132585924 gene encoding cytochrome P450 2F2-like → MEVLLSWAALVLLGGLSGALWLLAGPRRRGRQRGLPPGPSPLPLVGNLLQLDPGAMHRSLEQLSKRYGPVYTIHLGSLPCVVLCGYQAVKEALVDQADDFSGRGAFPVFDRFTRGNGIAFSNGEKWKILRRFALQTLKNFGMGRSSIEEQIQEEAQCLVREFQKTGGAPFNPINLVCRAVSNIICAVVFGNRFDYEDADFLSLLDHLNENFKIMSSFWGVLYNIFPRLMDLLPGPHQQIFCNFEKLRQFITERVRRHQEALDPSAPRDFIDCFLIRMEKEKEAPLSYFHTETLVMTTHNLFFGGTETTSTTLRYSFLILMKYPQVAAQVHQEIDRVIGRERAPCLADRTLMPYTEAVLCEIQRFISMLPMGLPRAVTQDTPFRDFLLPKGTHVIPLLSSVHFDPSQFKDPNSFNPANFLDENNAFRSSDAFMPFAPGKRICLGAGLARMEIFLFLATLLQHFTFRPLVPPAEIDLTPQCTGLGNVPPPFEFQVLSRSP, encoded by the exons ATGGAGGTGCTGCTGAGCTGGGCGGCGCTGGTGCTGCTGGGCGGTCTGTCGGGGGCTCTGTGGCTGCTGGCCGGgccgaggaggagggggaggcagaggggtcTGCCCCCCGGGCCGTCGCCTCTGCCGCTCGTGGGCAACCTGCTGCAGCTGGACCCCGGCGCCATGCACCGCTCCCTCGAGCAG CTCAGCAAGAGATACGGCCCTGTGTACACCATCCATCTCGGCTCTCTGCCCTGCGTGGTGCTCTGTGGCTACCAGGCCGTGAAGGAAGCCCTAGTGGACCAAGCCGATGACTTCAGTGGCCGGGGAGCCTTCCCGGTATTCGATCGCTTCACTCGGGGCAACG GCATTGCCTTCTCCAACGGGGAGAAGTGGAAGATTCTGCGTCGCTTTGCCCTGCAGACTCTGAAGAATTTTGGGATGGGAAGGAGCAGCATAGAGGAGCAGATCCAAGAGGAGGCGCAGTGCCTGGTGCGAGAGTTCCAGAAGACTGGGG gggCTCCCTTCAACCCCATCAACCTTGTGTGCCGTGCCGTCTCCAACATCATCTGCGCCGTGGTTTTCGGCAATCGCTTTGACTACGAAGACGCTGACTTTCTCAGCCTGCTGGACCACCTCAACGAGAACTTCAAGATCATGAGCTCCTTCTGGGGGGTG CTCTACAACATCTTCCCCCGGCTCATGGACCTTCTGCCGGGGCCCCATCAGCAAATCTTCTGCAACTTCGAGAAACTGAGACAGTTTATCACTGAGCGCGTTCGCAGACACCAAGAGGCCCTCGACCCCAGCGCCCCGCGAGACTTCATCGACTGCTTCCTGATCCGCATGGAGAAG gagaaggaagccccgctgagctACTTCCACACAGAGACGCTGGTGATGACCACCCACAACCTGTTCTTTGGGGGCACCGAGACCACCAGCACCACCCTGCGGTACAGCTTCCTGATCCTGATGAAGTACCCCCAAGTGGCTG CTCAGGTCCACCAGGAGATCGACCGAGTGATTGGGCGTGAACGCGCCCCTTGCCTGGCAGACCGCACGCTCATGCCCTACACGGAGGCTGTCCTCTGCGAGATCCAGCGCTTCATCTCCATGCTGCCCATGGGGTTGCCCCGTGCCGTCACTCAGGACACCCCATTCCGGGACTTCCTGCTTCCCAAG GGCACCCATGTGATCCCACTGCTGAGTTCGGTGCACTTTGACCCCTCCCAGTTCAAGGACCCAAATTCCTTCAACCCCGCCAACTTCCTGGATGAAAACAACGCCTTCAGAAGCAGTGATGCCTTCATGCCCTTTGCTCCAG GGAAGCGGATCTGCCTGGGAGCCGGCTTGGCCCGCATGGAGATCTTCCTCTTCCTCGCCACCCTCCTGCAGCACTTCACCTTCCGGCCGCTGGTCCCCCCTGCCGAGATCGACCTGACCCCTCAGTGCACCGGCCTGGGCAACGTCCCGCCCCCTTTCGAGTTCCAGGTCCTCTCTCGCTCACCCTAG
- the EGLN2 gene encoding LOW QUALITY PROTEIN: prolyl hydroxylase EGLN2 (The sequence of the model RefSeq protein was modified relative to this genomic sequence to represent the inferred CDS: deleted 1 base in 1 codon), translating into MRALHMVRSSPGWSSWAPPPRAGGVEGGAEAARGSSPCRSSARDRAGWARQAGGQAGAQRPCGRGGEGPAPPAGSAGLPRRAGGRRSIARPDLARRPAAFGGSPPRGCRAAGWLGAGAGAPGAGGAPARPAQPCPPGSAAAVGGGLLWLALSGPAEARRPRRGEAGEAAKRRRQEEPSGAAEERVPLGRVARDYVAPCLGLYGLCVKDGFAGEALGAAVLAEVGALHRAGKFRDGQLASPAGPPARTVRGDQIAWVEGREPACRAIGALVARLDRLLLHCAGRLGRYHITGRTKAMVACYPGNGMGYVRHVDNPSRDGRCVTCIYYLNRQWDSKVHGGILQIYPEGRSVVANIEPIFDRLLLFWSDRRNPHEVKPAYATRYAITVWYFDAKERAEAKGRHQLAAAQKEDPPPATLTNGPT; encoded by the exons ATGCGCGCTCTACACATGGTCAGAAGCTCGCCGGGCTGGAGCTCTTGGGCGCCCCCACCCCGCGCAGGAGGCGTGGAGGGCGGGGCGGAGGCTGCCCGGGGCTCCTCCCCTTGCCGAAGCAGCGCGCGGGACAGAGCCGGGTGGGCCAGGCAGGCGGGCGGGCAGGCGGGAGCGCAGCGGCCCTGCGG GCGCGGGGGAGAAGGGCCGGCTCCTCCTGCGGGCTCTGCTGGCCTCccgcggcgggcgggcgggagaCGCTCCATTGCCCGGCCTGACCTGGCCCGCCGCCCGGCCGCCTTCGGGGGGAGCCCGCCGCGGGGCTGCAGGGCCGCGGGATGGCTGGGCGCGGGGGCCGGGGCGCCTGGCGCAGGAGGAGCCCCCGCTAGGCCCGCGCAGCCCTGCCCGCCGGGGAGCGCCGCAGCCGTCGGGGGAGGCCTGCTGTGGCTGGCGCTGAGCGGCCCGGCGGAGGCGAGGCGGCCGCGGCGAGGGGAGGCGGGGGAGGCGGCCAAGCGGCGGCGGCAGGAGGAGCCGTCGGGGGCGGCGGAGGAGCGGGTGCCGCTGGGCCGCGTGGCGCGGGACTACGTGGCGCCGTGCCTGGGGCTGTACGGGCTGTGCGTGAAGGACGGCTTCGCGGGCGAGGCGCTGGGGGCGGCGGTGCTGGCCGAGGTGGGCGCCCTCCACCGCGCCGGCAAGTTCCGCGACGGCCAGCTGGCCAGCCCCGCCGGGCCCCCCGCGCGCACCGTGCGCGGCGACCAGATCGCCTGGGTGGAGGGCCGCGAGCCCGCCTGCCGCGCCATCGGCGCCCTCGTCGCCCGCCTCGACCGCCTCCTGCTCCACTGCGCCGGACGCCTCGGCCGCTAC CACATCACCGGCCGCACCAAG gccatGGTGGCATGTTACCCCGGCAACGGCATGGGTTATGTGCGGCACGTGGACAACCCCAGCAGGGACGGGCGCTGCGTCACCTGCATTTATTACCTGAACCGGCAGTGGGACAGCAAG GTCCACGGGGGGATCCTGCAGATCTACCCCGAAGGGCGGTCGGTTGTCGCCAACATAGAGCCCATCTTCGACCGCCTGCTGCTCTTCTGGTCGGATCGGCGCAACCCACATGAAGTGAAGCCGGCCTACGCAACAAG GTACGCCATCACGGTCTGGTATTTTGATGCCAAAGAGCGGGCAGAAGCCAAAGGGAGGCATCAGCTGG CTGCTGCCCAGAAGGAGGACCCCCCTCCCGCCACGCTGACCAACGGCCCCACCTGA